CCCCCCCCCCCCCCCCCTCACCCCCGGACCGCACGCCCGTTGCGGCACCTCACAGGTACTCCAGGAAAAAATCCCTCGCCATCCGATAGAACCCCTCGGGCTCATCCACCATCACATTATGCCCCGCGTTTGGAAACGCCAGGTGATTCATGTCATAACGCTCGATGTACTCCTTCGACATCTCCGGCAGGCTCTTCCCACCCCAGACGAAGAGCGTCGGCATCGAAAGTGTGCGAAATTCATCCCCCGCAGCCGTCTCCCCCGTTGCCTCGGCGCACGACGTCCCCCACGCCAGCACCGAATCCGGATCCGCCGAGAGAAAACCGGCCGTAAACCGCCTCTGGGTGGGGTCGGCCTGGGCCAGGGGGAGGAATATCCCCGCGAGGTGATCATAGAAGGCCCCGGCGTCGTCGAAGCCTTCGCTGAGACCGGTCAGGAAGGCGTCCTGGCGGGTGAGATTTCCCTCCACGCTCACACATCCCCGCACCGACCGTCCCAGCTCCTTCGCCGCCTTTGTCCCCACGATGCCCCCCAGGGAATGGCACAGAAAAAAAACCGGGGCGTCCCCGGTGACCTTCCGGACGAGATCGGATAGGAGCAGGGCGCTGTCGGCGACGGTGTGGGGTGGAATCACGGGCGGGCTGGCCCCGAACCCGGGGAAATCCGGCAGGTAGATCGAAAAGTCGTCACACAGCACCGAATCGAAGACGTTTTCATACAGGTGCCCGCTGCAACAGAAGCCGTGAACATACCAGATGCACCCCCGGGCGGCGGGATTCTCGTGGTATCGAATCAACACCTGGTTATGAGTCATAATCCTCATGTATCGTGTCTCCGGCTATTCTCCGGGCGTACCCGGTTTTTGGGCGTGAATGATCAGGATTTCTCCCTCCAGGATTTCATCTCCCACAAGATACGGATCGGCCGGGAATGTCTTTTTCGTGAGCGTGATAATAATCCTTTTGAACACCGGATAAAACACTCCCAGCCGTTTCGCCCGCACTCTGCGGTTGGTATAAAGCCCGATAACCCGAAAGCCGGCCCGTTCCAACGCGTATCGGAGTTCATGATACGTCATCGGATTGATGTGTTCATGTTCATATTCCGGAAGAGTAAGGCGATAGGCATCTTCCGCGGCAGGTCGAATAAACCGAAAATAATCGTGATAACTGTACAGAAAAAACCTCACCCGGCTCTTGATCGTCATGATATTCGGGGTGGTAATAACCAGGTTGCCGCCGACGGAAATGATTCGAAAAAACTCCCGCAGGCACAGGAAAGGATTCTCAAGATGCTCGATCCCCTCCACGCATGTGATGTGTTGAAAAAAACCGTCAGCGAAGGGAAGTCGCTCGTTCAGGTCAACCCTCACGAAGGGCACGTCATTTTGTTTGTAAAAATCCGGGGCGATATCGGCAGCCGTTACGTCAAAGGTCTCGAACAATACTCCCGCGAGTACCCCCTCTCCCGCCGGTGCATCTAAAAGCCTGCCGGGAGAAAACGTATTGACAATTCTCAATACCTCGGCCAGCGTACCCGGTGCGTTTTGATCTTTTATGTCTGCACTTCCATTCACTGCTCAATCACATCTCAACTTCTATTACTATAAGGTCATTCGGTTTTCCCTCTATTCTCATGAATTATTCCCTCAAGAAGGTCACCGGTCCGCTTCAGGGAATACTTCTCGGCCACTTCACATCCCCGGCGAACGATGTTGTTTCGTAACGCATCGTCCCCGGCCAGTTCCATCACCGCGTCGGCGATCCGCTCCGGCCGGTAGACGTCCACGAACCGCGCGTAGTCGTGGGGTTCGTCGAACGACAGAAAGGGGGCCACCCGTGTCAGAATCACCGGGGTCCCGGAGCTCATGGCCTCCACCGGCGGCAGGCCGAAGCCCTCTATCTCCGTGGACGGGGAGATGTAAAAATGACTCTGTCGGTAGAGCTCCGCGATCTCGGCCTCCGGGATCTTCACCCGATACTCATCGGCCGCTCCGGTTCTCCGCTCCTCGTCGGGAATGGGCGCGGGCGACACCCGAACCAGCCGCACCGGGACTCCCCTCTGTTTGAGAATCCGTACCGCCTCATGCACATCCGGGATTCGCTTGTACTCGATGGAGTAGTTTCCCACCGAGAGGATAGTGAGCCCTCCGGTATATCCCAACTCCGTCCTTTTCGGATGAAACACCCCCCGATCAATGCCGTTGGGAACGAAAAAACAGGGAAGGTTGTAGCGATCGACCACGCCCTCTGCAATATGCGGGGATATCGCCATCTTTATCGTCGGGAGCCGGTAGAGTCGATCGAACCATCTGAGCTCCCGCTTCCAGTTTCTAATCCTGATTTTATGCCTGAGCCGGGCGATCGGGCCCGTGCCCCGGTATCTATCCGGTATAACACGACCGGAAATTCGCTGCAGGTTGTAATCCGGCTCGAAGCCCTGGAGAAAGTGAAACAGCGGTATGCCCCGCCTCTTCGCCACCGGCCACAGCGCCTCCACGTCCCGGGGGGCGGTCACCACCAGTGCGTCGGCAGCGGGTACGTCGCGATTCGAAAACGAGGGCACCACTTCCGGCTCCAACGACGATTCCCAGCTTTCCTCCACCACCCTGGTGATCAGCCGCACGTCATGCCCCCGCTCCCGGAGGGCCCTCACGTGTTGGGTCAGTACCTTCACGCCGCCGGTCATGCCCCAGTATGTGATCGCGTATACGATTTTCATATTTTCATAGACGTTCGGTAAGTATGTCGATGATTCTCTGGGCCGCCCGACCGTCACCGAAGGGATTATCCAAAACGGAGAATCTCGCCCGCGCCTCATCGTCGTCCAGGAGCTGAAGCGTCTGTCGGGTGATCGTGTCTCGATCGGTCCCCACAAGGATTGCCGTCCCCGCATCCAAGGCCTCTTTCCGCTCGGTCACCCGTCTGAGGAGCAACACCGGCGTTCCCACGGTGGGCGCCTCCTCGGAAACGCCCCCCGAGTCCGAAAGGATGACAACGGAGTCCCGCATCAGGTGGATAAAATCGAGATACCCCAGGGGAGATACCAGATGAACACGATCCTGTCCCTGTAAAATTCGCGCCGCCGCCTCCTTCACCCGGGGATTCGGGTGCACTGGAAAAACCACATGGACATCGGGGCGCTGTTCGACAATCTCCACCAGGGATCGAAACACCTCCTCCATCGGCTCTCCGAAACTCTCCCTCCGGTGGGCGGTCACGAGGATGACCCGCGTTTTCTTCGGGTCCACGCCACCCAGGCGGGAGGGAGTATGGCAAAACTCGTCGTCCATTCGCTCACGAACGGCATCCACCACGGTATTGCCGGTGACGAAGATCGTTTCGTCGGCTACGCCCTCACGCAATAGGTTTTGCCGGGCGTTTTCGGTGGGACAGAAATTAAACGAGGCGAATCGGGAAATCAGCGCCCGGTTCACCTCTTCAGGGAAGGGGTTGTGTATGTCAAACGAGCGAAGCCCCGCCTCCACATGGGCCACCGGCACGCCCCGATAAAACGCCGCCAGCCCCGCAGCGAAGGCGGTGACGGTGTCTCCCTGGACCACCACGACGTCGGGTCCCGCCCTCCCGATGATCTTGTGGGCTCCGGCGATCACCCGGGCGCACACGTCCGCCGGGGTCTGATCGCTTGTCATCACATCCAGGTCGTAATCGGGCCGGAGGTGAAAAATCTCCGTTGCCTGATCGATCAGCTCCCGGTGCTGGGCGGTTGCCAGCATTTCCACCCGAAGGTCATTCGTCTCCGCCGCTCGTGCGACCACCGGCGCCAGCTTGACGACCTCGGGACGGGTGCCGAAAACGACCAGAATTTTTTTTCGCTGCGACATTACTATCAATACAAATAGTACCGGACCCCTTATAGCAAATGAAATGTCTTTTTGCAATTACTCTTTTATCGCGAATCGGCCTGTGTTAGAATACCGGCTCTTACGGCATCCGTATCGAAGGGACATCATGGAACGCATACACGACCGCCTTGTCATCCTCGGCAACAGGGACATCCCCTCGTTTCTCCTCATCGGTGATACAAAACGCGCCCTCATCGACGCCGGGACCGCCGATTTGGCTCCGCTGTATCTCGATGACCTCACCCGCGCTCTGGGCGACGACCCCCGGGTGGACCTCATCCTCTTTACCCATTCTCATTTCGACCATATCGGCGCGGCCCCCTTTCTCCTGCGCCGAGTGACGGGCCTCACGTGCTGCGCTCACCCCTACCTCTTCAAGGTGCTGACCCGGGACGGGGCGAGGAAGACCATAGAGCGGCTCAGCCGGAAAATCTCAAAAAAGGCCGCCGATGCGGGAGGTCTCCAGGAGGCCGACTTCAACTACGGCATGATCCGCCCGGGGATTACACTCTCGGACGACGACGTCATCGACCTGGGGGGGATTTCGATCCGGGTCGTCGCCACCCCCGGCCACACGGGCGACAGCCTGAGTTACTTCATCGAGCCCACAGGAGAGATATTCACCGGCGAGGCGGCGGGGATTATTCCGGGAGAAGAACTCTATGTCGGGCCGGAGTTTCTCTCCAGCTACCGGGACTATATGAACTCCCTCGAAAAAATCAAGGCCCTTCATCCCACAACCATCTTCACCGGCCATCATACACGGGTCGAACAGCGGGACCTGGATCGCTTCTTCCAGGCGGCGATTCGGGATACCAAAAACCTGAAAGAGAAAATTGAGCGGTATCTTCTGGAAACCGATATGGACGAGGCGATGGTCATTGCCCGCATCAAGGCGGAAGAATACGAGGACTTAAGAAAATCGAGGCAGATGGAGGAGGCATACGTGCTCAACCTCACCGCCCAGGTACGCCATATCGCCCGATTGCTCGAAAACGACTGACGCCCGAACGAAAAAAACGGGGCATACGCCCCGCTCGTTTCGGCACGGGATCGTCCCGTGCCGATTCATCTCTTACCTGATTGTCGTTAGTTTGTCTTTTTCAATTTCCCAAGGACATCGTTTGTCACGGCGTGGGTTTCCTCTTCCCAACTGTCGTCACGATGGCGGTACTCATCGGGTTGTTTCCCGAGAAATCCCCGTAACATGAAGTTGGCCCAGTTATCAAATGTGTTGACATTGACATGTCTGGTCTTGCGATCCTGTTTCACGGCGTACCTCCATGCCCGAAACTCATTTCACATCGGCAACAGAGGACCGTCCAAACCGCCGCCGATCGCTCACACAAAACCTAAAAAACCGCCCGGACATTCCCGAGCGGACGTGCATTTTGTTATATGGTACGACGGTTTTTTTAAAAAATCAAAAAAAAAGTGAACATCGTCTGTTTTTTTATTTTTCATCGATACGACTCTTTCAGGACCTTCTTGAGAATTTTCCCCCCCTGATTTCTGGGAAAGTCATCGACGAAGAAGATCTTCTTCGGTATTTTGTATGAGGCGATCATCCCGGCCAGGCGCTTTACCAGTTCTTCTTCAGTGAGAACGGCCCCCCGCTCCAACATCACAAAGGCCGCAACCACCTCGCCCCTCCGGGTATCCGGGATCCCCACCGCCGCCGCCTCGGCGACCTCCGGCTGGGCCTGGATGGCCCGCTCCACCTCCATCGGGTAGATATTCTCCCCGGAGCTGATGATCATCTCCACCTTGCGGCCCACCAGAAAGATATAGCCGTCCTCATCCCGGTACCCCATGTCCCCGGTGTGAAACCAGCCTTCGGTGAAGGCCTGCTCTGTCGCCTCCGGCTTCTCCCAGTATCCGGAGAAGAGGTTCGGGCCGCGGATGATCACTTCGCCGGTGTCGCCGGGGGATACGTCCCTTTTGTCGTCGTCGACGATGCGCAGCCCCGTGTGAAAATCCTCCTTGCCGACGGATCCCGCCTTCCGGATCGAATCGGCGAGCGGCACGGCGGTGATCTGGCAGGCCTCGGTCATGCCGTATCCCTGTGCGAAGGAGACCCCCTTTTCGTTCTGATATTTTTTAATCAGCGGCACCGGCATGGGCGCCCCGCCGGAGAAAAAATAGTGCACATGCGAAAAATCCGCCTCCGGCCACTCGGCGGCCTCGGTCATCATCTGGTACATCACCGGCACAGCGAACATGTAGTTGATCTTCTCATGCATAATGAGCTTAATCATCTCCGAGGCGTTGAAAAAGTGCCTGAGCACCAAGGATCCCCCGGCATATACCACCGGCGTCGTCGAGGCCGCCAGGGAGCCGATGTGAAACAGGGGCGTCGAGACCAGGGACTTGAAGGTATGGTTCAGGCCGTAATTGAGAAGGTTGTGGATGGCGTCGAACGTGATCGCCCGGTGGGAGAGGACGGCCCCCTTGGGGTCCCCGGTGGTGCCGGATGTATACATGATCAAAAGGGGGTCGTACTCGATCACGTCACCCACCCCAGGCGGCTCGTGGATGGACGCCCCGGCCGTCAGATCGGATACGGATCGATCGTCCAGGATCTCCTCGCCCCCGTGCTTGATCCACGCCGCGATCTCCCTGCGGATCGATTTCAGGGACTCCACCTTCTCGTAGAAATCCGAGGAATAGAAAACCACCCGGGGTCGTGAGTTATGGAGGATATAGGAAAGCTCCGGTACCGCCAGGCGGAAATTGACCGTCACGATGATCGCCCCGATCTTGCCGCAGGCAAACAGTATCTCCAGAAATTCCGACGAGTTTAAAAGCAGCGTCGCCACCCGGTCGCCCTTTTTCACGCCCATGCCGAGAAGCGCGTCGGCCATGCGGTTGACCCGCTCGTTGAACTGACGGTTGGTAAATGCGCGATCGCCCCCTTCCTCCTCCTGCAGGAAGGGGCCGTCGGGATTTCTCTCGGCCCGTTTTATGATCCATTCACCGACATTCATGATACAATACGTCTCTCTTTTATGATTCTATTGGAATGATTCCTTCAACTCCCGCCTCAATATCTTCCCCGAGCTGTTTCGGGGGAAATCATCGACGAAAATCACCTTCTTTGGTATTTTGAAATAGGCGATCCGATCCTGGATGGAGTCGATCAGCTCGTCCTCGGTCAGCTTCTCGCCCGCCTTCAACATCACAAAGGCCGCCACCACCTCGCCCCGCTTTTCGTCCGGCATCCCCACCGCCGCCGCCTCCTTCACCTGGGGGATCGACTGGATGACCCGCTCCACCTCGGCGGGATAGATATTCTCCCCGGAGCTGATGATCATCTCCACCTTGCGCCCGAGGATGTAGAGGAATCCCTCCTCGTCCCTCCGGCCCATGTCGCCGGTGCGAAACCACTCGCCGACAAAGGCCGCCTTTGTCTCGGCGGGTTTGTTCCAATAGCCGGGGAACACGTTCGGACCCCGCACCAATATCTCCCCCGATCCACCGGGGGGCACGTCTTGATCGTTTTCATCGACGATCCTGACAAACACGTGAAACTCCTCGACCCCCACGGAGCCCGCCTTTCTGATGGAGTCGGTAAGGGGGAGCGACGATACCCGCCCGGTCTCGGTCAGGCCGTACCCCTGGGCGAAGGAGACGCCCTTCTCCTCCTGGTATTTCCTGATGAAGGGCACCGGCATGGGCGCCCCGCCGGCGATGAAATAACGCACGTGGGAAAAGTCCGCCCCCTCCCACTCCGCGGCGTCGGACATCATCTGGTACATCACCGGCACCGCAAACATATAGTTGATCTTCTCCGAATCGATGAGCTTGATGATCTCCGACGCGTTGAAGAAACGCTTGAGCACAAGAGACCCGCCGGCATAGATGACCGGGATCGCCGCCGCCGCCAGAGCCCCTATGTGAAACAGGGGTGCCGTCACCAGCGACACGAAGGTCGAATCGACCCCGTATCCCAAAAGGTTGTGGATGGCCATGAAGGTGAGATTTCGGTGGGTGATCATCACCCCCTTCGGATCGCCGGTGGTGCCGGATGTGTAGATGATGAGAATCGGGTCGGTCTCCGTTACTTCCACAGACGGCGTCGGCTCGGATGCGTCCTGATTCGAAACCGCGTCGGCGAGGGATGTGTCCCGATCGCCGCCGTTCTGACCGTGCACCAGCCACGCATCACAGTGTTTGCCCCCCTCTCGTATCTCGTCTATCTTCTCCGAAAAATCGGCGGAATAGATCATTACCCGGGGGGAGGCGTCATCTATCATGTACGACAGCTCCGGCATCGCCAGGCGGAAGTTCATCGGGACGAGGATGGCCCCCAGCTTGGCGCAGGCGAAGAGCACCTCCAGAAACTCCGATGAGTTGAGCATGATCGTCCCGACCCGGTCGCCCGAAGAAACTCCACGGCCCGCCAACATGTGGGCCGTCCGGTTGACCCGCTCGTTGAAGGCGGCGTTGTTGTATCTTTTATCCTCACGCTCGGCTTCTCTGAGGAAGGGACGATTCGGGAAGGCGAACGCCCGCTTGTATACCCATTGTCCGATATTCATGGTGAAGCAATCATTCCTTTCGTTCTGCATCGTCAGGTGGGATTGAAGGTGTGTCAGTGGGTGTTTTTATACACCAGCGAGACGAAGGTCCCGCCGGAGGAAAAACCGTTTTGGACCACATAGCGGATATCCGTCTTTCGGCCCGTACCCATGATGTGATTCAGGGGCGCAGCCGGGGTTACAAGCCCCGTCGTGGGGGGAGCCGTCCCCCGGGCAAGTGTGAGGCCCGCCAGCGCCGCTCGAACGCCGCCGGAGGAGGCGCTCTCTCCAACGGCCCCCTTCACAGACGATACCGCGGGACCTCCCTCCCCCTCGCCGAAGACCTCACGAATCGCCTTCGCCTCCAAATCGTCCAAGGCCGGATAGCCGCTTGCCGACGCGCTGATATACGACACATCACCGGGGGAGATGCCGGCGCTCTCCAGCGCCCGGGTCAGGGCCAGGACAGGTCCCTGTGTCGACGTCGGCCAGTCGTTCAGCGGTGCGGGCGCCGTGCTCATGCCCCAGCCCACGACCTCCCCGTATATCTTTGCCCCCCGGCGCCGGGCCGACTCCTCCGATTCCAGGCAGATCACCCCCGCCCCCTCCCCCGCCACGGCGCCGTTTCGGGAAACGTCGAAGGGCCGGGCCGCCTCGTCGCTTCCGTCCAGGGGGGAAAGCGCCCGAAAGCGGGTCAGGATTTCATATATCAGCCGTCCCATCACGTCCGCCCCCCCCGCGAACATTGCGTCCGCCCGCCCCTTTTGGATCTGGTTTGCGGCGAAACCGACGGCCGCCTCGCCCGAGGACTCCTTGTGGTTGACGGTCACGTTGATTCCCCGAAATCCCAGGGCGATGGAGGCGTGCCCCGCCGGGGCGTTCATGACGGTATTGGGAACCAGTATCGGGTTGACCGTCGTCGGCCCCTCGGTGAAGAGGGTGGTCGCAAACTGGACCGACACGTCCACGCTGCCATAGGCCACCCCCAGGCTTATCCCGACCCGATCGCGATTGTCGTCGTCGATATTGATGCCGGCGTCATCCATCGCCAGCTTCGCCGCCGCCACCGCGATCCGGGAGAGCCGATCCATTTTCCGAATCGCCTTTGACGGAATGAACTCCTTCGCCTCGAAATCGACGATCTCCGCACACATGTGGGAGGGAAGCGACTCGGTATCGAAGGAGGAGGCCGGACGGATGCCCGTCTCCCCACTGATGAGCCGATCGAAGACGCGATCCGCCTCGAAACCCAGGGGCGTGACCATTCCTACGCCGGTTATCACCACGGACCTACTCATGAGTAACCCCCTCCTCAGTGAATCGTCCGATGATAATCGTCGTGTTGTTGCCGCCGAAGGCGAACGAGTTGGAGAGAAAGATGTCCATCGACCCCTCCCGGGCGCCTTCCGTGACGTAGTCCAGGTCGCACTCCGGGTCCGGCTCACTGTAATGGATGGTGGGGGGGATGAAGCCGTCGTTCATGGCGAGGATGGAGGCGACGGCCTCCAGGGCCCCCGCGGCCCCCAGGGTGTGGCCGATCATCGACTTTGTGGACGAGACCGGCACATCGTAGGCGCGTTTTCCGAACACCGCCTTGATCGCGGCGGTCTCCACCGCGTCGTTGGCGGGGGTGGCGGTGCCGTGGGCGTTGATGTAGTCGATCCGGGAGGCGTCGATGCCGGCATCATTCAGCGCCGCACGCATGGAGCGGGCCGCGCCCCCCGCATCGGGGTCGGGTGCGGTCATGTGGTGTGCGTCGCAGGTAACGCCGTAGCCGAGGAACTCGGCGAAGATATTTGCCCCCCGCTCCTTCGCGTATGAGAGGGCCTCCAGGATGACAATCCCCGCCCCCTCGCCCAGGGAGAGCCCCTGGCGGTTTTTATCGAAGGGCTTCGGGTATTCGGGGTCCACGGAGCGAAGCGAGTTGAACCCGGCGTAGGTAATGCGCGAGAGCGGCTCGGTCCCCCCGGTCACCGCCACACGGCACACACCGTCCCTGATCAGGTCCGCGGCGTAGCCCATGGCGTTGGCGCTGGAGGAGCAGGCGGTCATGAACGTGGTCTTGGGGCCGAAAAGGGAGAACTTACTCGCGATGTGATCGGCGCTCGCCGCACAATGGAGCGGAGCCATCTTGGAAAACCTGGCCCGCTCGGGGCCGTTCGTGATGTATTCGCGAAAGAACTCCTCCCCCTGGAGCATGCCGCCCGCGCCGCCGCCGATGATCACCCCGGTATCGGAAGCAAGCTCCTCCGGGAAGGGGAACAGCCCCGCGGAGGACAACGCCTCCACCGCGGCGGCGAAGGCCAGAAGATCCGCCCGGGACATGCGATGGGTGCGAAACTCCTTCGGGATCATCTTTCGCGGATCGAAGTCCGTCACCTCGCCGCCTGTGTGGGTGCGGTAGTCCGTGGTGTCGAAGACGGAAATAGGCCCCACGCCGCACCGCCCCTCTTTCAGGGCTGTGGCGTATTCACTGATATTTTTGGAGACGGCGTTGACCGTCCCCAAACCTGTTATGACGACTCGTTCCACGATACGGCGTCCGCCTGTATGTTGAATATTTTACAGTGTATTGTTTGGTATTGTATCCAAGGGGACCTGTCTTTTCAACCGAAAAAGTGAGACCTTCGATATGAGTGTTGTCACTACGGTTTTCTCTTTCGAATCGAGTACCTCGTTATGCTTCGTCATACGTTTTCCCACTAGAAAAACCGTCAAATAAATTTATATATAAACAAATATAATGTTTATTATAATAAAATATTTTACACTTTCTATCAACATGCTAAATATTACTTGATTTCAGCCGGAACCATGATATATTTGATAAAAGGAAAAACTATGAAAAAAATCTGCAATGTGCTCGTATCCATCTTTAAAAAAACCTCCGCCTTTGTTATCGATCAATTAAAAGACCCGAAGATCGCACTTTTTCTTTTTATAAGCTCGGCTCTCTTGTTATTCCTGCCACAATCAATTCTCACACATCTGGAAATAGACGCTTTCATTGAAGGGAAAAGAAGGCTGATTGGTCTTGTGTTTTTTTATTCCGTCAAGTGTTTTCTGGCCATCCTTGTCTTCTGGGTCCTGGTGCGGATTAAAGACAAAATAAAGGCCAAACGCCTCGCACAAAACGGAAGACCGGCTTTGCGTGATCTCACATCAGAAGAAAAAACATTCCTTGCGGGATTTTTCGTTCTGGAATCAAAAACACAGCATATCGACGTTCGAGATATTTCGCTTGATGGACTTATTTGTAACAATATTCTCTTTCTGGCCTCGAATATCAGCCTGGCCGAATCAAGGATTAACTATCATATGCACTCCTGGGTGTGGAAGGAGTTGAAGAGATATCCGGAGTTGTTGGAACCGGAATTGTCCGACCTCGCAAATACCATGCAGGGGGCTTAGATTATTTCTCACATA
This is a stretch of genomic DNA from Candidatus Zymogenaceae bacterium. It encodes these proteins:
- a CDS encoding alpha/beta hydrolase — protein: MRIMTHNQVLIRYHENPAARGCIWYVHGFCCSGHLYENVFDSVLCDDFSIYLPDFPGFGASPPVIPPHTVADSALLLSDLVRKVTGDAPVFFLCHSLGGIVGTKAAKELGRSVRGCVSVEGNLTRQDAFLTGLSEGFDDAGAFYDHLAGIFLPLAQADPTQRRFTAGFLSADPDSVLAWGTSCAEATGETAAGDEFRTLSMPTLFVWGGKSLPEMSKEYIERYDMNHLAFPNAGHNVMVDEPEGFYRMARDFFLEYL
- a CDS encoding methyltransferase domain-containing protein — encoded protein: MNGSADIKDQNAPGTLAEVLRIVNTFSPGRLLDAPAGEGVLAGVLFETFDVTAADIAPDFYKQNDVPFVRVDLNERLPFADGFFQHITCVEGIEHLENPFLCLREFFRIISVGGNLVITTPNIMTIKSRVRFFLYSYHDYFRFIRPAAEDAYRLTLPEYEHEHINPMTYHELRYALERAGFRVIGLYTNRRVRAKRLGVFYPVFKRIIITLTKKTFPADPYLVGDEILEGEILIIHAQKPGTPGE
- a CDS encoding glycosyltransferase family 4 protein, whose protein sequence is MKIVYAITYWGMTGGVKVLTQHVRALRERGHDVRLITRVVEESWESSLEPEVVPSFSNRDVPAADALVVTAPRDVEALWPVAKRRGIPLFHFLQGFEPDYNLQRISGRVIPDRYRGTGPIARLRHKIRIRNWKRELRWFDRLYRLPTIKMAISPHIAEGVVDRYNLPCFFVPNGIDRGVFHPKRTELGYTGGLTILSVGNYSIEYKRIPDVHEAVRILKQRGVPVRLVRVSPAPIPDEERRTGAADEYRVKIPEAEIAELYRQSHFYISPSTEIEGFGLPPVEAMSSGTPVILTRVAPFLSFDEPHDYARFVDVYRPERIADAVMELAGDDALRNNIVRRGCEVAEKYSLKRTGDLLEGIIHENRGKTE
- the wecB gene encoding UDP-N-acetylglucosamine 2-epimerase (non-hydrolyzing) — protein: MSQRKKILVVFGTRPEVVKLAPVVARAAETNDLRVEMLATAQHRELIDQATEIFHLRPDYDLDVMTSDQTPADVCARVIAGAHKIIGRAGPDVVVVQGDTVTAFAAGLAAFYRGVPVAHVEAGLRSFDIHNPFPEEVNRALISRFASFNFCPTENARQNLLREGVADETIFVTGNTVVDAVRERMDDEFCHTPSRLGGVDPKKTRVILVTAHRRESFGEPMEEVFRSLVEIVEQRPDVHVVFPVHPNPRVKEAAARILQGQDRVHLVSPLGYLDFIHLMRDSVVILSDSGGVSEEAPTVGTPVLLLRRVTERKEALDAGTAILVGTDRDTITRQTLQLLDDDEARARFSVLDNPFGDGRAAQRIIDILTERL
- a CDS encoding MBL fold metallo-hydrolase produces the protein MERIHDRLVILGNRDIPSFLLIGDTKRALIDAGTADLAPLYLDDLTRALGDDPRVDLILFTHSHFDHIGAAPFLLRRVTGLTCCAHPYLFKVLTRDGARKTIERLSRKISKKAADAGGLQEADFNYGMIRPGITLSDDDVIDLGGISIRVVATPGHTGDSLSYFIEPTGEIFTGEAAGIIPGEELYVGPEFLSSYRDYMNSLEKIKALHPTTIFTGHHTRVEQRDLDRFFQAAIRDTKNLKEKIERYLLETDMDEAMVIARIKAEEYEDLRKSRQMEEAYVLNLTAQVRHIARLLEND
- a CDS encoding long-chain fatty acid--CoA ligase, coding for MNVGEWIIKRAERNPDGPFLQEEEGGDRAFTNRQFNERVNRMADALLGMGVKKGDRVATLLLNSSEFLEILFACGKIGAIIVTVNFRLAVPELSYILHNSRPRVVFYSSDFYEKVESLKSIRREIAAWIKHGGEEILDDRSVSDLTAGASIHEPPGVGDVIEYDPLLIMYTSGTTGDPKGAVLSHRAITFDAIHNLLNYGLNHTFKSLVSTPLFHIGSLAASTTPVVYAGGSLVLRHFFNASEMIKLIMHEKINYMFAVPVMYQMMTEAAEWPEADFSHVHYFFSGGAPMPVPLIKKYQNEKGVSFAQGYGMTEACQITAVPLADSIRKAGSVGKEDFHTGLRIVDDDKRDVSPGDTGEVIIRGPNLFSGYWEKPEATEQAFTEGWFHTGDMGYRDEDGYIFLVGRKVEMIISSGENIYPMEVERAIQAQPEVAEAAAVGIPDTRRGEVVAAFVMLERGAVLTEEELVKRLAGMIASYKIPKKIFFVDDFPRNQGGKILKKVLKESYR
- a CDS encoding long-chain fatty acid--CoA ligase — protein: MNIGQWVYKRAFAFPNRPFLREAEREDKRYNNAAFNERVNRTAHMLAGRGVSSGDRVGTIMLNSSEFLEVLFACAKLGAILVPMNFRLAMPELSYMIDDASPRVMIYSADFSEKIDEIREGGKHCDAWLVHGQNGGDRDTSLADAVSNQDASEPTPSVEVTETDPILIIYTSGTTGDPKGVMITHRNLTFMAIHNLLGYGVDSTFVSLVTAPLFHIGALAAAAIPVIYAGGSLVLKRFFNASEIIKLIDSEKINYMFAVPVMYQMMSDAAEWEGADFSHVRYFIAGGAPMPVPFIRKYQEEKGVSFAQGYGLTETGRVSSLPLTDSIRKAGSVGVEEFHVFVRIVDENDQDVPPGGSGEILVRGPNVFPGYWNKPAETKAAFVGEWFRTGDMGRRDEEGFLYILGRKVEMIISSGENIYPAEVERVIQSIPQVKEAAAVGMPDEKRGEVVAAFVMLKAGEKLTEDELIDSIQDRIAYFKIPKKVIFVDDFPRNSSGKILRRELKESFQ
- a CDS encoding beta-ketoacyl-[acyl-carrier-protein] synthase family protein, whose product is MSRSVVITGVGMVTPLGFEADRVFDRLISGETGIRPASSFDTESLPSHMCAEIVDFEAKEFIPSKAIRKMDRLSRIAVAAAKLAMDDAGINIDDDNRDRVGISLGVAYGSVDVSVQFATTLFTEGPTTVNPILVPNTVMNAPAGHASIALGFRGINVTVNHKESSGEAAVGFAANQIQKGRADAMFAGGADVMGRLIYEILTRFRALSPLDGSDEAARPFDVSRNGAVAGEGAGVICLESEESARRRGAKIYGEVVGWGMSTAPAPLNDWPTSTQGPVLALTRALESAGISPGDVSYISASASGYPALDDLEAKAIREVFGEGEGGPAVSSVKGAVGESASSGGVRAALAGLTLARGTAPPTTGLVTPAAPLNHIMGTGRKTDIRYVVQNGFSSGGTFVSLVYKNTH
- a CDS encoding beta-ketoacyl-[acyl-carrier-protein] synthase family protein, translating into MERVVITGLGTVNAVSKNISEYATALKEGRCGVGPISVFDTTDYRTHTGGEVTDFDPRKMIPKEFRTHRMSRADLLAFAAAVEALSSAGLFPFPEELASDTGVIIGGGAGGMLQGEEFFREYITNGPERARFSKMAPLHCAASADHIASKFSLFGPKTTFMTACSSSANAMGYAADLIRDGVCRVAVTGGTEPLSRITYAGFNSLRSVDPEYPKPFDKNRQGLSLGEGAGIVILEALSYAKERGANIFAEFLGYGVTCDAHHMTAPDPDAGGAARSMRAALNDAGIDASRIDYINAHGTATPANDAVETAAIKAVFGKRAYDVPVSSTKSMIGHTLGAAGALEAVASILAMNDGFIPPTIHYSEPDPECDLDYVTEGAREGSMDIFLSNSFAFGGNNTTIIIGRFTEEGVTHE